From a single Dromaius novaehollandiae isolate bDroNov1 chromosome 13, bDroNov1.hap1, whole genome shotgun sequence genomic region:
- the CNEP1R1 gene encoding nuclear envelope phosphatase-regulatory subunit 1, with protein MNSLEQAEDLKAFERRLTEYIACLQPATGRWRMILIVVSVCTATGAWNWLIDPETQKVSFFTSLWNHPFFTISCITLIGLFFAGIHKRVVAPSIIAARCRTVLAEYNMSCDDTGKLILKPRPHVQ; from the exons ATGAACTCGCTGGAGCAGGCCGAGG ATCTCAAAGCTTTTGAAAGAAGACTTACTGAATATATTGCATGTTTGCAACCAGCTACAGGACGTTGGAGAA TGATTCTGATAGTGGTGTCAGTCTGCACAGCAACTGGTGCTTGGAACTGGTTAATAGATCCTGAGACACAAAAG GTGTCATTTTTCACGTCACTTTGGAACCATCCATTTTTTACAATTAGCTGTATTACCCTAATAGGGTTGTTCTTTGCTGGAATACATAAAAGAGTGGTGGCACCATCAAT TATAGCAGCCCGATGTCGAACTGTTTTGGCAGAATATAATATGTCCTGTGATGAT actGGAAAACTAATTCTGAAACCTAGGCCTCATGTTCAATAA